From the Pongo pygmaeus isolate AG05252 chromosome X, NHGRI_mPonPyg2-v2.0_pri, whole genome shotgun sequence genome, one window contains:
- the BCORL1 gene encoding BCL-6 corepressor-like protein 1 isoform X1, with amino-acid sequence MISTAPLYSGVHNWTSSDRIRMCGINEERRAPLSDEESTTGDCQHFGSQEFCVSSSFSKVELTAVGSGSNARGADPDGSATEKLGHKSEDKPDDPQPKMDYAGNVAEAEGLLVPLSSPGDGLKLPASDSAEASNSRADCSWTPLNTQMSKQVDCSPAGVKALDSRQGVGEKNTFILATLGTGVPVEGTLPLVTTNFSPLPAPICPPAPGSASVPPSVPDAFQVPLSVPAPVPHSGLVPVQVATSVPAPSPPLAPVPALAPAPPSVPTLISDSNPLSVSASVLVPVPASAPPSGPVPLSAPAPAPLSVPVSAPPLALIQAPVPPSAPTLVLAPVPTPVLAPMPASTPPAAPAPPSVPMPTPTPSSGPPSTPTLIPAFAPTPVPAPTPAPIFTPAPTPMPAATPAAIPTSAPIPASFSLSRVCFPAAQAPAMQKVPVSFQPGTVLTPSQPLVYIPPPSCGQPLSVATLPTTLGVSSTLTLPVLPSYLQDRCLPGVLASPELRSYPYAFSVARPLTSDSKLVSLEVNRLPCTSPSGSTTTQPAPDGVPGPLADTSLVTASAKVLPTPQPLLPAPSGSSAPPHPAKMPSGTEQQTEGTSVTFSPLKSPPQLEREMASPPECSEMPLDLSSKSNRQKLPLPNQRKTPPMPVLTPVHTSSKAFLSTVLSRSQRTTQAAGGNVTSCLGSTSSPFVIFPEIVRNGDPSTWVKNSTALISTIPGTYVGVANPVPASLLLNKDPNLGLNRDPRHLPKQEPISIIDQGEPKGTGAACGKKGSQAGAEGQPSTVKRYTPARIAPGLPGCQTKELSLWKPTGPANIYPRCSVNGKPTSTQVLPVGWSPYHQASLLSIGISSAGQLTPSQGAPIRPTSVVSEFSGVPSLSSSEAVHGLPEGQPRPGGSFVPEQDPVTKNKTCRIAAKPYEEQVSPVLLTLSPQTGTLALSVQPSGGDIRMNQGPEESESHLCSDSTPKMEGPQGACGLKLAGDTKPKNQVLATYMSHELVLATPQNLPKMPELPLLPHDSHPKELILDVVPSSRRGSSTERPQLGSQVDLGRVKMEKVDGDVVFNLATCFRADGLPVAPQRGQAEVRAKAGQARVKQESVGVFACKNKWQPDDVTESLPPKKMKCGKEKDSEEQQLQPQAKAMVRSSHRPKCRKLPSDPQESTKKSPRGASDSGKEHNGVRGKHKHRKPTKPESQSPGKRADGHEEGSLEKKAKSSFRDFIPVVLSTRTRSQSGSICSSFAGMADSDMGSQEVFPTEEEEEVTPTPAKRRKVRKTQRDTQYRSHHAQDKSLLSQGRRHLWRAREMPWRTEAARQMWDTNEEEEEEEEEGLLKRKKRRRQKSRKYQTGEYLTEQEDEQRRKGRADLKARKQKTSSSQSLEHRLRNRNLLLPNKVQGISDSPNGFLPNNLEEPACLENSEKPSGKRKCKTKHMATVSEEAKGKGRWNQQKTRSPKSPTPVKPTEPCTPSKSRSASSEEASESPTARQIPPEARRLIVNKNAGETLLQRAARLGYKDVVLYCLQKDSEDVNHRDNAGYTALHEACSRGWTDILNILLEHGANVNCSAQDGTRPVHDAVVNDNLETIWLLLSYGADPTLATYSGQTAMKLASSDTMKRFLSDHLSDLQGRAEGDPGVSWDFYSSSVLEEKDGFACDLLHNPPGSSDQEGDDPMEEDDFMFELSDKPLLPCYNLQVSVSRGPCNWFLFSDVLKRLKLSSRIFQARFPHFEITTMPKAEFYRQVASSQLLTPAERPGGLDDRSPPGSSETVELVRYEPDLLRLLGSEVEFQSCNS; translated from the exons GTGGAGCTCACGGCAGTTGGAAGTGGCAGCAATGCCCGGGGGGCAGACCCAGATGGCAGTGCTACAGAAAAACTTGGGCACAAGTCAGAAGACAAGCCTGACGATCCCCAGCCAAAAATGGACTACGCTGGGAACGTGGCAGAGGCTGAGGGCCTCTTGGTGCCCCTGAGCAGCCCAGGAGACGGGCTCAAGCTTCCCGCATCTGACAGCGCCGAGGCCAGCAACAGCAGGGCCGACTGCTCCTGGACTCCACTCAACACCCAAATGAGCAAACAGGTTGACTGCTCACCTGCCGGAGTAAAGGCTTTGGACTCCCGGCAAGGTGTTGGAGAGAAGAATACTTTCATTTTGGCAACTCTGGGAACTGGAGTCCCTGTGGAGGGGACCCTGCCCCTGGTTACCACTAACTTCAGTCCTCTGCCAGCCCCTATCTGTCCCCCTGCTCCCGGTTCGGCCTCCGTGCCCCCCTCTGTTCCAGATGCATTCCAGGTTCCCCTCTCCGTCCCTGCCCCAGTCCCCCATTCAGGGCTTGTTCCAGTCCAAGTTGCCACTTCGGTTccagctccttcccctcccttaGCACCTGTCCCGGCTCTGGCTCCGGCGCCACCGTCAGTGCCCACGCTCATCTCTGACTCGAACCCCCTTTCCGTTTCGGCCTCAGTCTTGGTGCCTGTGCCAGCTTCTGCTCCCCCTTCAGGCCCGGTTCCCCTGTCGGCTCCAGCTCCTGCCCCGCTTTCAGTCCCAGTTTCAGCTCCTCCCTTGGCTCTCATCCAGGCTCCTGTGCCCCCTTCAGCTCCGACCTTGGTTCTCGCTCCCGTCCCCACTCCGGTTCTGGCTCCCATGCCAGCATCCACGCCTCCAGCAGCCCCTGCCCCTCCGTCTGTGCCCATGCCTACTCCAACCCCATCTTCCGGCCCACCTTCTACCCCCACCCTCATCCCCGCCTTTGCTCCTACACCGGTGCCtgcacccaccccagcccccatcTTTACTCCAGCCCCTACACCCATGCCTGCTGCCACGCCAGCTGCCATTCCCACCTCTGCACCCATCCCGGCCTCCTTCAGTTTGAGTAGAGTGTGCTTTCCTGCAGCTCAGGCACCAGCTATGCAAAAAGTCCCCGTGTCCTTTCAGCCAGGGACAGTGCTGACCCCGAGCCAGCCACTGGTATATATCCCGCCTCCAAGCTGTGGGCAGCCGCTCAGTGTGGCCACACTGCCAACCACTCTAGGGGTTTCCTCCACTCTTACGCTCCCTGTCCTGCCGTCCTACCTGCAGGACAGGTGTCTCCCAGGCGTGCTAGCCTCCCCGGAGCTCCGTTCTTACCCGTATGCATTTTCTGTGGCCCGGCCTCTGACTTCGGATTCCAAGCTGGTATCTCTGGAGGTGAACAGGCTCCCCTGCACTTCCCCATCCGGTAGCACCACCACCCAGCCTGCACCCGATGGGGTCCCTGGGCCTTTGGCAGATACCTCTCTCGTTACTGCTTCTGCCAAGGTGCTTCCAACTCCACAGCCTCTGCTGCCAGCCCCCAGTGGGAGCTCAGccccaccgcaccctgccaagaTGCCCAGTGGCACCGAGCAGCAAACAGAAGGGACTTCCGTTACCTTCTCTCCTCTTAAGTCACCGCCACAGCTAGAACGAGAGATGGCCTCTCCACCTGAGTGCAGCGAGATGCCCCTTGATCTGTCCTCCAAGTCCAACCGCCAGAAGCTTCCATTACCGAACCAGCGCAAGACACCCCCCATGCCTGTGTTGACCCCCGTGCACACCAGCAGCAAGGCCTTCCTCTCCACAGTCCTGTCTAGGTCTCAGCGCACGACCCAGGCTGCCGGTGGCAATGTCACCTCCTGCCTGGGCTCCACTTCCTCGCCCTTTGTCATCTTTCCCGAGATTGTGAGGAATGGGGACCCAAGCACCTGGGTGAAGAACTCAACTGCGCTGATCAGCACCATTCCTGGCACCTACGTGGGAGTGGCCAACCCAGTGCCTGCATCCCTGCTGCTGAACAAAGACCCCAACCTGGGCCTCAACCGTGACCCTCGCCATCTCCCCAAGCAGGAGCCCATCTCCATCATTGATCAAGGAGAGCCGAAGGGCACTGGTGCCGCGTGTGGCAAAAAGGGCAGCCAGGCTGGTGCTGAGGGACAGCCAAGCACAGTGAAACGATATACCCCAGCCCGCATTGCCCCTGGGCTGCCAGGGTGCCAAACCAAGGAACTCTCTTTGTGGAAACCCACGGGGCCGGCAAATATTTATCCCCGGTGTTCAGTCAATGGGAAACCTACCAGCACCCAGGTCCTGCCTGTTGGCTGGTCCCCGTACCACCAGGCGTCTCTGCTTTCCATTGGCATTTCCAGTGCCGGGCAGCTGACCCCCAGTCAGGGGGCGCCCATCAGGCCCACCAGCGTTGTTTCAGAGTTTTCTGGTGTGCCATCTCTCAGCTCCAGCGAAGCCGTGCACGGACTTCCCGAGGGGCAGCCACGGCCTGGGGGCTCCTTTGTTCCAGAGCAGGACCCTGTTACAAAGAACAAAACTTGCCGGATTGCTGCCAAGCCTTATGAAGAACAAGTCAGTCCTGTCCTCTTGACCCTCAGCCCTCAGACTGGGACCCTGGCACTGTCTGTTCAGCCTAGCGGTGGAGACATTCGAATGAATCAGGGGCCTGAGGAATCAGAGAGCCACCTCTGCTCTGACAGCACTCCTAAGATGGAAGGCCCCCAGGGGGCTTGTGGCCTGAAGCTGGCAGGAGACACGAAGCCTAAGAACCAAGTGCTGGCCACCTACATGTCCCATGAGCTGGTCCTGGCCACCCCCCAGAACCTGCCTAAGATGCCTGAGCTGCCTTTGCTACCTCACGACAGCCACCCCAAGGAACTTATATTGGACGTGGTTCCGAGCAGCAGGAGGGGCTCCAGCACAGAGCGCCCACAGCTTGGAAGCCAGGTGGATCTGGGGCGAGTGAAAATGGAGAAGGTGGATGGTGATGTGGTCTTCAATTTAGCCACCTGCTTCCGGGCTGATGGCCTCCCAGTGGCTCCCCAGAGGGGCCAAGCTGAAGTTCGGGCTAAGGCCGGGCAGGCTCGAGTGAAACAGGAAAGCGTAGGGGTCTTTGCTTGCAAGAACAAGTGGCAGCCAGATGATGTGACGGAATCTCTGCCGCCCAAGAAGATGAAGTGCGGCAAAGAGAAGGACAGCGAAGAGCAGCAgctgcagccacaagccaaggccATGGTCCGGAGTTCCCACAGACCCAAG TGCCGGAAGCTGCCCAGTGACCCCCAGGAATCCACCAAGAAAAGCCCCAGGGGGGCTTCAGATTCAGGAAAAGAGCACAATGGAGTCAGGGGAAAGCACAAGCACCGGAAGCCGACAAAGCCGGAGTCCCAGTCTCCAGGAAAACGAGCCGACGGCCACGAGGAAG GTTCCttggaaaagaaagcaaagagcaGTTTCCGTGACTTTATTCCTGTGGTTCTGAGCACCCGCACGCGCAGTCAGTCTG GAAGCATCTGTAGCTCCTTTGCTGGCATGGCAGACAGTGACATGGGAAGCCAGGAAGTCTTCcccacagaagaagaagaagaggtaacCCCCACCCCAGCTAAGCGTCGAAAGGTGAGAAAGACCCAACGGGACACCCAGTATcgcagccaccatgcccaggacaAGTCTCTGCTGAGCCAGGGCCGAAGGCACCTGTGGCGAGCCCGAGAAATGCCCTGGAGGACAGAGGCTGCCCGGCAAATGTGGGACAccaatgaggaggaggaggaagaggaggaggagggcctGCTGAAGAGGAAGAAACGAAGACGGCAGAAGAGCCGAAAATATCAGACTGGGGAGTACCTGACAGAGCAAGAAGACGAGCAGCGGCGGAAAGGGAGAGCAG ATTTAAAGGCCCGTAAGCAGAAGACTTCCTCCTCCCAAAGTTTGGAGCACCGCCTCAGGAACAGGAACCTTCTCTTGCCCAACAAAGTCCAGGGGATCTCGGATTCACCAAACGGTTTCCTCCCAAATAACCTGGAAGAGCCAGCCTGCCTTGAAAATTCAGAAAAGCCATCAGGAAAACGAAAGTGCAAGACCAAGCACATGGCAACTGTCTCAGAAGAGGCAAAG GGCAAAGGTCGTTGGAACCAGCAGAAGACACGATCTCCCAAATCTCCCACCCCAGTGAAACCCACAGAACCATGTACACCCTCTAAGTCCCGAAGTGCCAGCTCAGAGGAGGCCTCGGAGTCACCTACAGCCCGGCAGATCCCCCCAGAGGCACGTCGGCTCATAGTGAACAAAAATGCTGGTGAGACCCTCCTGCAGAGGGCGGCACGTCTTGGCTATAAG GATGTTGTTCTCTACTGCCTCCAGAAAGACAGTGAAGACGTGAATCACCGTGACAATGCTGGCTACACAGCCCTGCATGAGGCTTGTTCCCGGGGCTGGACCGACATCCTGAACATCCTGCTGGAGCACGGGGCCAATGTGAACTGCAGCGCGCAGGACGGCACAAG GCCAGTTCATGACGCGGTGGTCAACGACAACCTGGAGACCATCTGGCTCCTGCTGTCCTATGGGGCTGATCCCACACTGGCTACCTACTCGGGTCAGACAGCCATGAAGCTGGCCAGCAGTGACACCATGAAGCGCTTTCTCAGTG ATCACCTCTCGGATCTTCAGGGCCGGGCAGAGGGTGATCCTGGTGTATCCTGGGATTTTTACAGCAGTTCTGTGTTGG AGGAAAAAGACGGGTTTGCCTGTGACCTCCTACATAATCCTCCTGGGAGCTCAGATCAAGAAGGAGACGATCCGATGGAGGAGGATGATTTCATGTTTGAACTCTCAGACAAGCCTCTTCTCCCTTGCTACAACCTCCAAGTGTCAGTGTCCCGCGG GCCCTGCAACTGGTTCCTCTTTTCCGATGTCTTGAAGAGGCTGAAGCTTTCCTCGAGGATCTTTCAGGCCCGGTTCCCGCACTTTGAAATCACCACCATGCCCAAGGCCGAGTTCTACAGGCAGGTGGCCTCCAGTCAGCTGCTGACCCCTGCCGAGAGGCCTGGAGGCTTGGACGACAGATCCCCCCCAGGCTCCTCTGAGACTGTGGAGCTGGTGCGGTACGAGCCAGACCTACTTCGGCTCCTAGGGTCCGAGGTGGAATTCCAGTCTTGCAACAGTTGA
- the BCORL1 gene encoding BCL-6 corepressor-like protein 1 isoform X3, protein MISTAPLYSGVHNWTSSDRIRMCGINEERRAPLSDEESTTGDCQHFGSQEFCVSSSFSKVELTAVGSGSNARGADPDGSATEKLGHKSEDKPDDPQPKMDYAGNVAEAEGLLVPLSSPGDGLKLPASDSAEASNSRADCSWTPLNTQMSKQVDCSPAGVKALDSRQGVGEKNTFILATLGTGVPVEGTLPLVTTNFSPLPAPICPPAPGSASVPPSVPDAFQVPLSVPAPVPHSGLVPVQVATSVPAPSPPLAPVPALAPAPPSVPTLISDSNPLSVSASVLVPVPASAPPSGPVPLSAPAPAPLSVPVSAPPLALIQAPVPPSAPTLVLAPVPTPVLAPMPASTPPAAPAPPSVPMPTPTPSSGPPSTPTLIPAFAPTPVPAPTPAPIFTPAPTPMPAATPAAIPTSAPIPASFSLSRVCFPAAQAPAMQKVPVSFQPGTVLTPSQPLVYIPPPSCGQPLSVATLPTTLGVSSTLTLPVLPSYLQDRCLPGVLASPELRSYPYAFSVARPLTSDSKLVSLEVNRLPCTSPSGSTTTQPAPDGVPGPLADTSLVTASAKVLPTPQPLLPAPSGSSAPPHPAKMPSGTEQQTEGTSVTFSPLKSPPQLEREMASPPECSEMPLDLSSKSNRQKLPLPNQRKTPPMPVLTPVHTSSKAFLSTVLSRSQRTTQAAGGNVTSCLGSTSSPFVIFPEIVRNGDPSTWVKNSTALISTIPGTYVGVANPVPASLLLNKDPNLGLNRDPRHLPKQEPISIIDQGEPKGTGAACGKKGSQAGAEGQPSTVKRYTPARIAPGLPGCQTKELSLWKPTGPANIYPRCSVNGKPTSTQVLPVGWSPYHQASLLSIGISSAGQLTPSQGAPIRPTSVVSEFSGVPSLSSSEAVHGLPEGQPRPGGSFVPEQDPVTKNKTCRIAAKPYEEQVSPVLLTLSPQTGTLALSVQPSGGDIRMNQGPEESESHLCSDSTPKMEGPQGACGLKLAGDTKPKNQVLATYMSHELVLATPQNLPKMPELPLLPHDSHPKELILDVVPSSRRGSSTERPQLGSQVDLGRVKMEKVDGDVVFNLATCFRADGLPVAPQRGQAEVRAKAGQARVKQESVGVFACKNKWQPDDVTESLPPKKMKCGKEKDSEEQQLQPQAKAMVRSSHRPKCRKLPSDPQESTKKSPRGASDSGKEHNGVRGKHKHRKPTKPESQSPGKRADGHEEGSLEKKAKSSFRDFIPVVLSTRTRSQSDLKARKQKTSSSQSLEHRLRNRNLLLPNKVQGISDSPNGFLPNNLEEPACLENSEKPSGKRKCKTKHMATVSEEAKGKGRWNQQKTRSPKSPTPVKPTEPCTPSKSRSASSEEASESPTARQIPPEARRLIVNKNAGETLLQRAARLGYKDVVLYCLQKDSEDVNHRDNAGYTALHEACSRGWTDILNILLEHGANVNCSAQDGTRPVHDAVVNDNLETIWLLLSYGADPTLATYSGQTAMKLASSDTMKRFLSDHLSDLQGRAEGDPGVSWDFYSSSVLEEKDGFACDLLHNPPGSSDQEGDDPMEEDDFMFELSDKPLLPCYNLQVSVSRGPCNWFLFSDVLKRLKLSSRIFQARFPHFEITTMPKAEFYRQVASSQLLTPAERPGGLDDRSPPGSSETVELVRYEPDLLRLLGSEVEFQSCNS, encoded by the exons GTGGAGCTCACGGCAGTTGGAAGTGGCAGCAATGCCCGGGGGGCAGACCCAGATGGCAGTGCTACAGAAAAACTTGGGCACAAGTCAGAAGACAAGCCTGACGATCCCCAGCCAAAAATGGACTACGCTGGGAACGTGGCAGAGGCTGAGGGCCTCTTGGTGCCCCTGAGCAGCCCAGGAGACGGGCTCAAGCTTCCCGCATCTGACAGCGCCGAGGCCAGCAACAGCAGGGCCGACTGCTCCTGGACTCCACTCAACACCCAAATGAGCAAACAGGTTGACTGCTCACCTGCCGGAGTAAAGGCTTTGGACTCCCGGCAAGGTGTTGGAGAGAAGAATACTTTCATTTTGGCAACTCTGGGAACTGGAGTCCCTGTGGAGGGGACCCTGCCCCTGGTTACCACTAACTTCAGTCCTCTGCCAGCCCCTATCTGTCCCCCTGCTCCCGGTTCGGCCTCCGTGCCCCCCTCTGTTCCAGATGCATTCCAGGTTCCCCTCTCCGTCCCTGCCCCAGTCCCCCATTCAGGGCTTGTTCCAGTCCAAGTTGCCACTTCGGTTccagctccttcccctcccttaGCACCTGTCCCGGCTCTGGCTCCGGCGCCACCGTCAGTGCCCACGCTCATCTCTGACTCGAACCCCCTTTCCGTTTCGGCCTCAGTCTTGGTGCCTGTGCCAGCTTCTGCTCCCCCTTCAGGCCCGGTTCCCCTGTCGGCTCCAGCTCCTGCCCCGCTTTCAGTCCCAGTTTCAGCTCCTCCCTTGGCTCTCATCCAGGCTCCTGTGCCCCCTTCAGCTCCGACCTTGGTTCTCGCTCCCGTCCCCACTCCGGTTCTGGCTCCCATGCCAGCATCCACGCCTCCAGCAGCCCCTGCCCCTCCGTCTGTGCCCATGCCTACTCCAACCCCATCTTCCGGCCCACCTTCTACCCCCACCCTCATCCCCGCCTTTGCTCCTACACCGGTGCCtgcacccaccccagcccccatcTTTACTCCAGCCCCTACACCCATGCCTGCTGCCACGCCAGCTGCCATTCCCACCTCTGCACCCATCCCGGCCTCCTTCAGTTTGAGTAGAGTGTGCTTTCCTGCAGCTCAGGCACCAGCTATGCAAAAAGTCCCCGTGTCCTTTCAGCCAGGGACAGTGCTGACCCCGAGCCAGCCACTGGTATATATCCCGCCTCCAAGCTGTGGGCAGCCGCTCAGTGTGGCCACACTGCCAACCACTCTAGGGGTTTCCTCCACTCTTACGCTCCCTGTCCTGCCGTCCTACCTGCAGGACAGGTGTCTCCCAGGCGTGCTAGCCTCCCCGGAGCTCCGTTCTTACCCGTATGCATTTTCTGTGGCCCGGCCTCTGACTTCGGATTCCAAGCTGGTATCTCTGGAGGTGAACAGGCTCCCCTGCACTTCCCCATCCGGTAGCACCACCACCCAGCCTGCACCCGATGGGGTCCCTGGGCCTTTGGCAGATACCTCTCTCGTTACTGCTTCTGCCAAGGTGCTTCCAACTCCACAGCCTCTGCTGCCAGCCCCCAGTGGGAGCTCAGccccaccgcaccctgccaagaTGCCCAGTGGCACCGAGCAGCAAACAGAAGGGACTTCCGTTACCTTCTCTCCTCTTAAGTCACCGCCACAGCTAGAACGAGAGATGGCCTCTCCACCTGAGTGCAGCGAGATGCCCCTTGATCTGTCCTCCAAGTCCAACCGCCAGAAGCTTCCATTACCGAACCAGCGCAAGACACCCCCCATGCCTGTGTTGACCCCCGTGCACACCAGCAGCAAGGCCTTCCTCTCCACAGTCCTGTCTAGGTCTCAGCGCACGACCCAGGCTGCCGGTGGCAATGTCACCTCCTGCCTGGGCTCCACTTCCTCGCCCTTTGTCATCTTTCCCGAGATTGTGAGGAATGGGGACCCAAGCACCTGGGTGAAGAACTCAACTGCGCTGATCAGCACCATTCCTGGCACCTACGTGGGAGTGGCCAACCCAGTGCCTGCATCCCTGCTGCTGAACAAAGACCCCAACCTGGGCCTCAACCGTGACCCTCGCCATCTCCCCAAGCAGGAGCCCATCTCCATCATTGATCAAGGAGAGCCGAAGGGCACTGGTGCCGCGTGTGGCAAAAAGGGCAGCCAGGCTGGTGCTGAGGGACAGCCAAGCACAGTGAAACGATATACCCCAGCCCGCATTGCCCCTGGGCTGCCAGGGTGCCAAACCAAGGAACTCTCTTTGTGGAAACCCACGGGGCCGGCAAATATTTATCCCCGGTGTTCAGTCAATGGGAAACCTACCAGCACCCAGGTCCTGCCTGTTGGCTGGTCCCCGTACCACCAGGCGTCTCTGCTTTCCATTGGCATTTCCAGTGCCGGGCAGCTGACCCCCAGTCAGGGGGCGCCCATCAGGCCCACCAGCGTTGTTTCAGAGTTTTCTGGTGTGCCATCTCTCAGCTCCAGCGAAGCCGTGCACGGACTTCCCGAGGGGCAGCCACGGCCTGGGGGCTCCTTTGTTCCAGAGCAGGACCCTGTTACAAAGAACAAAACTTGCCGGATTGCTGCCAAGCCTTATGAAGAACAAGTCAGTCCTGTCCTCTTGACCCTCAGCCCTCAGACTGGGACCCTGGCACTGTCTGTTCAGCCTAGCGGTGGAGACATTCGAATGAATCAGGGGCCTGAGGAATCAGAGAGCCACCTCTGCTCTGACAGCACTCCTAAGATGGAAGGCCCCCAGGGGGCTTGTGGCCTGAAGCTGGCAGGAGACACGAAGCCTAAGAACCAAGTGCTGGCCACCTACATGTCCCATGAGCTGGTCCTGGCCACCCCCCAGAACCTGCCTAAGATGCCTGAGCTGCCTTTGCTACCTCACGACAGCCACCCCAAGGAACTTATATTGGACGTGGTTCCGAGCAGCAGGAGGGGCTCCAGCACAGAGCGCCCACAGCTTGGAAGCCAGGTGGATCTGGGGCGAGTGAAAATGGAGAAGGTGGATGGTGATGTGGTCTTCAATTTAGCCACCTGCTTCCGGGCTGATGGCCTCCCAGTGGCTCCCCAGAGGGGCCAAGCTGAAGTTCGGGCTAAGGCCGGGCAGGCTCGAGTGAAACAGGAAAGCGTAGGGGTCTTTGCTTGCAAGAACAAGTGGCAGCCAGATGATGTGACGGAATCTCTGCCGCCCAAGAAGATGAAGTGCGGCAAAGAGAAGGACAGCGAAGAGCAGCAgctgcagccacaagccaaggccATGGTCCGGAGTTCCCACAGACCCAAG TGCCGGAAGCTGCCCAGTGACCCCCAGGAATCCACCAAGAAAAGCCCCAGGGGGGCTTCAGATTCAGGAAAAGAGCACAATGGAGTCAGGGGAAAGCACAAGCACCGGAAGCCGACAAAGCCGGAGTCCCAGTCTCCAGGAAAACGAGCCGACGGCCACGAGGAAG GTTCCttggaaaagaaagcaaagagcaGTTTCCGTGACTTTATTCCTGTGGTTCTGAGCACCCGCACGCGCAGTCAGTCTG ATTTAAAGGCCCGTAAGCAGAAGACTTCCTCCTCCCAAAGTTTGGAGCACCGCCTCAGGAACAGGAACCTTCTCTTGCCCAACAAAGTCCAGGGGATCTCGGATTCACCAAACGGTTTCCTCCCAAATAACCTGGAAGAGCCAGCCTGCCTTGAAAATTCAGAAAAGCCATCAGGAAAACGAAAGTGCAAGACCAAGCACATGGCAACTGTCTCAGAAGAGGCAAAG GGCAAAGGTCGTTGGAACCAGCAGAAGACACGATCTCCCAAATCTCCCACCCCAGTGAAACCCACAGAACCATGTACACCCTCTAAGTCCCGAAGTGCCAGCTCAGAGGAGGCCTCGGAGTCACCTACAGCCCGGCAGATCCCCCCAGAGGCACGTCGGCTCATAGTGAACAAAAATGCTGGTGAGACCCTCCTGCAGAGGGCGGCACGTCTTGGCTATAAG GATGTTGTTCTCTACTGCCTCCAGAAAGACAGTGAAGACGTGAATCACCGTGACAATGCTGGCTACACAGCCCTGCATGAGGCTTGTTCCCGGGGCTGGACCGACATCCTGAACATCCTGCTGGAGCACGGGGCCAATGTGAACTGCAGCGCGCAGGACGGCACAAG GCCAGTTCATGACGCGGTGGTCAACGACAACCTGGAGACCATCTGGCTCCTGCTGTCCTATGGGGCTGATCCCACACTGGCTACCTACTCGGGTCAGACAGCCATGAAGCTGGCCAGCAGTGACACCATGAAGCGCTTTCTCAGTG ATCACCTCTCGGATCTTCAGGGCCGGGCAGAGGGTGATCCTGGTGTATCCTGGGATTTTTACAGCAGTTCTGTGTTGG AGGAAAAAGACGGGTTTGCCTGTGACCTCCTACATAATCCTCCTGGGAGCTCAGATCAAGAAGGAGACGATCCGATGGAGGAGGATGATTTCATGTTTGAACTCTCAGACAAGCCTCTTCTCCCTTGCTACAACCTCCAAGTGTCAGTGTCCCGCGG GCCCTGCAACTGGTTCCTCTTTTCCGATGTCTTGAAGAGGCTGAAGCTTTCCTCGAGGATCTTTCAGGCCCGGTTCCCGCACTTTGAAATCACCACCATGCCCAAGGCCGAGTTCTACAGGCAGGTGGCCTCCAGTCAGCTGCTGACCCCTGCCGAGAGGCCTGGAGGCTTGGACGACAGATCCCCCCCAGGCTCCTCTGAGACTGTGGAGCTGGTGCGGTACGAGCCAGACCTACTTCGGCTCCTAGGGTCCGAGGTGGAATTCCAGTCTTGCAACAGTTGA